The following proteins come from a genomic window of Halobaculum sp. MBLA0147:
- a CDS encoding PQQ-dependent sugar dehydrogenase — MDRRDYLAALGAATTAGVAGCTTFSVEKNTEVSGSGGDGGGGANGDDSDGSDGDGDDRIPTPSYTVETVTTGLASPWSVTTLPGDDRLLVTQQGGSLRLVDPGGGATTPVDGAPSVFARGQGGLLDAAVHPSYPEEPWLYLTYSVAGSDGESSTAVGRGRLDTDAGRLRNFERLHAAEPFVESSGHYGSRAVFGPDDLLYVSVGDRQFKNFGPDHVGQRVDEELGCILRLRPDGSVPESNPFVDDPDARDTIFSYGHRNPQGLTVHPETGAIWESEYGEQDGDEINVLEAGGNYGWPVADEGCTYGSGDPIGVSHDDREDVIAPVFGWPCGSGGFPPSGTTFYTGDRVSGWTGDLFVAGTASRAIARFVVDGTDVRQAPTLLEDRNQRLRDVETGPDGYLYAIVDAGDAPLLRLKPA, encoded by the coding sequence ATGGACAGACGCGACTACCTGGCGGCGCTCGGCGCCGCGACGACGGCCGGGGTGGCCGGCTGTACGACGTTCTCCGTCGAGAAGAACACCGAGGTGAGTGGCTCCGGTGGCGACGGCGGCGGTGGGGCGAACGGCGACGACTCCGACGGCTCCGACGGAGACGGCGACGACCGGATTCCGACACCGTCGTACACCGTCGAGACGGTGACGACGGGTCTCGCCTCGCCGTGGAGTGTGACGACACTCCCCGGTGACGACCGGCTCCTCGTCACCCAACAGGGTGGCTCACTCCGACTGGTGGACCCCGGAGGCGGCGCGACGACGCCCGTCGACGGTGCGCCGTCGGTGTTCGCTCGCGGACAGGGTGGACTACTGGACGCCGCGGTCCACCCGTCGTACCCCGAGGAGCCGTGGCTGTACCTCACCTACTCCGTCGCCGGCTCCGACGGCGAGTCGTCGACGGCGGTCGGCCGCGGGCGACTCGACACCGACGCGGGACGACTGCGGAACTTCGAGCGACTCCACGCCGCCGAGCCGTTCGTCGAGTCCAGCGGGCACTACGGTTCGCGGGCCGTCTTCGGCCCCGACGACCTGCTGTACGTCAGCGTCGGGGACCGCCAGTTCAAGAACTTCGGTCCCGACCACGTCGGGCAGCGGGTCGACGAGGAACTCGGCTGTATCCTGCGCCTCCGTCCCGACGGCTCCGTGCCGGAGTCGAACCCGTTCGTCGACGACCCGGACGCCCGCGACACGATCTTCAGTTACGGCCACCGCAACCCGCAGGGGTTGACCGTCCACCCGGAGACGGGCGCGATCTGGGAGTCGGAGTACGGCGAACAGGACGGCGACGAGATCAACGTGTTGGAGGCGGGCGGCAACTACGGCTGGCCCGTCGCCGACGAGGGGTGTACCTACGGGTCGGGCGACCCGATCGGCGTGTCACACGACGACCGCGAGGACGTGATCGCGCCGGTGTTCGGCTGGCCGTGCGGCTCCGGGGGGTTCCCACCCAGCGGGACGACGTTCTACACCGGCGACCGCGTGTCCGGGTGGACCGGCGACCTCTTCGTCGCCGGGACGGCCTCGCGGGCCATCGCCCGGTTCGTCGTCGACGGCACCGACGTGCGGCAGGCCCCGACGCTGTTGGAGGACCGCAACCAGCGCCTCCGCGACGTGGAGACCGGGCCGGACGGCTACCTGTACGCCATCGTCGACGCGGGCGACGCACCGCTGTTGCGGTTGAAGCCGGCGTGA